From the genome of Penaeus monodon isolate SGIC_2016 chromosome 16, NSTDA_Pmon_1, whole genome shotgun sequence, one region includes:
- the LOC119582969 gene encoding WASH complex subunit 3-like: protein MKIPDRSQETNETCFVGNRCKPTNICGLLSQEHRLEDQQHKRQHQRRHHHLDRHQQQQQEHQKETSLTTVPMNNNINITAHIIKIKISTRVSAAAASPTVTPPPTVTTPATTSTITPPPTVTTPATTSTITPPPTVTTPATTSTVAPAPPPPPPLQQEHDQQQHPRPHQHHPHRDDRHRAN, encoded by the coding sequence ACAAATGAGACTTGCTTTGTCGGCAACAGATGTAAACCGACCAACATCTGTGGCCTCTTATCTCAGGAACACCGACTGGAAGACCAACAACACAAACGTCAACATCAACGGCGACATCACCACTTAGACCGtcatcaacaacagcagcaagaacatcaaaaagaaacatCACTAACAACAGTGCCCatgaacaacaacatcaacatcactgCCCATATCATCAAAATTAAGATCAGCACCCGCGTGTCAGCAGCTGCAGCATCACCAACAGTAACGCCACCACCAACAGtaacaacaccagcaacaactTCAACAATAACGCCACCACCAACAGtaacaacaccagcaacaactTCAACAATAACGCCACCACCAACAGtaacaacaccagcaacaactTCAACAGTagcaccagcaccaccaccaccaccaccactgcaaCAGGAACATGACCAACAGCAGCACCCACGGCCTCACCAGCACCACCCACACAGGGACGACCGACACCGAGCTAATTAA